The Psychrosphaera ytuae genome includes a region encoding these proteins:
- a CDS encoding chemotaxis protein CheW, producing the protein MFASEKVMKDYLDHLLIEDDKEQQELESAPTSTLEIPSEQTPIKTTESEYSAKIKKDFGSTAVKREAPSPKLKPIEKAIVADKSRPVKERPSPEINSLEMLLQQVSIQQKEAEAAELMKQQLAQEVEPEVDLETTLETFVQTDVKTTNDTKVTETTEVETPSQTVEYNPEDDVIDEPFQALFFDVAGLVLAVPLQELGGIHNLEEVTHLFGKPDWFMGVMVNRERKVNVVESARWVMPEKYSAELQAELDYKYLIMLGESDWGLAAEQLVTTEYIQPEDVKWRKHPGKRPWLLGTIKEKMCALLHVSDLIAMLDKGINARQE; encoded by the coding sequence ATGTTTGCCAGTGAAAAAGTCATGAAGGATTACCTCGATCATTTACTCATCGAGGACGACAAGGAACAACAAGAATTAGAAAGTGCGCCGACTTCAACACTTGAAATCCCTTCTGAACAGACACCAATAAAAACTACAGAATCTGAATATAGTGCTAAAATAAAAAAAGATTTTGGTAGTACAGCGGTAAAACGAGAAGCACCGTCGCCAAAATTAAAGCCTATAGAAAAGGCGATCGTTGCCGATAAAAGTCGGCCGGTTAAAGAGCGTCCGTCTCCAGAAATAAATTCTCTTGAAATGCTACTCCAACAAGTCAGCATTCAACAGAAGGAAGCGGAAGCGGCCGAGTTGATGAAACAGCAGCTGGCTCAAGAAGTGGAACCAGAGGTTGATTTAGAGACTACTCTAGAGACATTTGTACAAACTGACGTCAAGACGACTAATGATACTAAGGTAACAGAGACGACTGAGGTTGAGACTCCAAGCCAGACGGTTGAGTACAACCCCGAAGACGATGTCATCGATGAGCCATTCCAAGCATTGTTCTTTGACGTGGCTGGATTGGTGCTTGCAGTTCCGTTGCAAGAGTTAGGCGGTATACATAACCTTGAAGAGGTCACTCACCTCTTTGGCAAACCGGATTGGTTTATGGGGGTGATGGTAAACCGTGAAAGGAAAGTTAACGTAGTTGAGTCGGCACGCTGGGTAATGCCAGAAAAATACAGCGCAGAACTTCAAGCCGAACTAGACTATAAATATCTGATTATGTTGGGTGAAAGTGATTGGGGGTTAGCAGCGGAGCAGTTGGTAACAACCGAGTACATTCAACCAGAAGACGTCAAGTGGCGAAAACACCCAGGAAAACGCCCTTGGTTGTTAGGGACAATTAAAGAAAAAATGTGTGCTTTGTTGCACGTATCGGATTTGATTGCCATGCTTGATAAAGGCATCAATGCACGGCAAGAGTAA
- a CDS encoding chemotaxis protein CheW yields the protein MSEERAPVNKLADGNDEVLQWVTFRLEDETYGINVMQVQEVLRYTEIAPVPGAPDYVLGIINLRGNVVTVIDTRARFGLPSGDVSDNSRIVIIESDKQVIGILVDSVAEVVYLKSSEIDSAPNVGTDESAKFIQGVSNRDGQLLILVDLNKLMTDEEWDEISDI from the coding sequence ATGAGTGAAGAAAGAGCCCCAGTGAATAAATTAGCTGATGGAAATGATGAAGTATTGCAGTGGGTGACATTTCGATTAGAAGATGAAACCTATGGCATCAACGTGATGCAGGTTCAGGAAGTTCTAAGATACACTGAAATTGCTCCAGTCCCTGGCGCGCCAGATTATGTTCTGGGTATCATCAATCTACGTGGTAACGTGGTAACAGTCATTGATACTCGTGCTCGATTTGGGCTTCCTTCAGGTGATGTCAGTGACAACTCTCGTATCGTAATCATCGAATCTGATAAGCAAGTCATTGGTATTTTGGTCGATAGCGTCGCTGAAGTGGTTTATCTAAAATCTTCTGAAATCGATAGCGCGCCTAATGTTGGTACTGATGAAAGTGCTAAATTCATTCAGGGCGTGAGCAACCGTGATGGTCAATTGTTGATACTTGTTGACCTTAACAAGCTAATGACGGACGAAGAGTGGGACGAAATTTCAGATATCTAA
- a CDS encoding DUF2802 domain-containing protein, with product MSETVNLEYIIGGVAFVVLTAVIFWLFTLSSRVRQLTEKVNQNSKSGQEQQEVIFSEINALRKECQSLQSQIKQAYSGIEQKDKSTQSLLNQLQNNQQQQLELITELNNKVLLLEQDNEPNRLYSRAKKMVELGADIDEIVMECELSRAEAELLLAMQRQSKSKSA from the coding sequence GTGAGTGAGACAGTGAATTTAGAATACATTATTGGTGGGGTGGCCTTTGTCGTTTTGACAGCGGTTATCTTCTGGCTATTCACACTGTCTTCTCGAGTTCGTCAACTGACAGAAAAAGTAAATCAAAACTCAAAATCAGGCCAAGAACAGCAAGAAGTTATTTTTTCAGAAATTAACGCATTGCGCAAAGAGTGCCAATCACTCCAGTCACAAATCAAACAAGCATATTCTGGGATTGAACAGAAAGACAAATCAACCCAGTCTCTACTCAACCAATTACAAAACAATCAACAGCAGCAGCTTGAACTCATTACTGAGCTCAACAATAAGGTACTGTTATTAGAGCAGGATAATGAGCCTAACCGCCTTTATTCCCGTGCTAAGAAAATGGTTGAACTAGGTGCAGACATAGACGAAATCGTGATGGAATGTGAACTATCAAGAGCAGAGGCCGAACTCCTGCTGGCGATGCAAAGACAATCCAAGTCAAAATCTGCTTAA
- the flgF gene encoding flagellar basal-body rod protein FlgF — protein MDKLLYVSMSGAKQNLIGVSMNANNLANAKTVGFRSDFEQQRSMQAFGDGLPSRVFAMEERPGSRMHHGAIATTGRDLDIAISGRGWLAVQDKNGEEAYTREGNLQVTSDGLLTTAKGTPILGEGGPIVIPIPVEKVEISPDGSIQVRPQGAPANFLEVVDRIKVIEPPNDNDLTKGLDGLFRSKQQVLFNEDCGFCEASPDIRIVSGALEMSNVNPVEEMVAMISHQRQYEMQIKMMKKAEEIDRSQDTLLRIV, from the coding sequence ATGGACAAGTTACTTTACGTATCCATGTCAGGAGCAAAACAAAACCTAATTGGCGTATCAATGAACGCCAACAACTTGGCTAATGCCAAGACGGTAGGCTTTCGCTCTGATTTCGAGCAGCAGCGCTCGATGCAAGCGTTTGGTGATGGGTTGCCGTCGCGAGTGTTTGCAATGGAAGAGCGTCCTGGTTCAAGAATGCATCACGGTGCGATCGCGACGACGGGTAGAGACTTGGACATTGCGATTTCTGGTCGAGGCTGGTTGGCCGTTCAAGATAAAAATGGCGAAGAGGCTTACACCCGTGAGGGCAACCTTCAAGTGACCAGTGACGGTTTATTGACGACAGCCAAAGGCACGCCAATCTTGGGTGAGGGTGGACCAATTGTCATTCCTATCCCAGTGGAGAAAGTTGAAATCAGTCCAGACGGCAGTATTCAAGTTCGTCCGCAAGGTGCGCCGGCAAACTTTTTAGAAGTTGTAGATCGCATCAAAGTAATTGAGCCGCCAAACGACAATGATTTAACAAAAGGTTTAGACGGCTTATTCCGATCTAAGCAACAGGTGTTGTTTAACGAAGACTGTGGTTTTTGTGAAGCATCTCCAGACATTCGAATCGTCAGTGGAGCGTTAGAAATGAGTAACGTAAACCCAGTCGAAGAAATGGTGGCAATGATCTCGCATCAGCGTCAATACGAGATGCAGATCAAGATGATGAAAAAGGCCGAAGAAATCGACCGTTCTCAAGACACATTATTAAGAATTGTATAA
- the flgG gene encoding flagellar basal-body rod protein FlgG — MHPALWISKTGLDAQQTDIAVISNNLANASTVGFKKSRAIFEDLLYQNINQPGGRSSQDTELPNGLMLGAGTKVVATQKNFSQGNMTTTENSLDVMIQGHGFFEIQRPDGTVAYTRNGQFSLDENGRIVTSGAGFPLQPEMNVPENAKSITISQQGEVSVQLPGEGAGVIIGQLTISDFINPSGLEPIGQNLFTETGVSGAPLQGNPGVDGLGILVQGALETSNVNVTEELVNMIESQRVYEMNSKVISSVDQMLGFITQQL, encoded by the coding sequence ATGCATCCAGCATTGTGGATTAGTAAAACCGGTTTAGATGCTCAGCAAACCGATATTGCGGTTATTTCAAATAACTTAGCAAATGCGAGCACAGTAGGTTTCAAAAAAAGCCGAGCGATTTTTGAAGACTTGTTGTATCAAAACATCAACCAACCTGGTGGCCGATCTTCACAAGACACGGAATTGCCTAATGGTTTGATGCTTGGTGCTGGTACCAAAGTGGTTGCAACCCAAAAGAACTTTTCGCAAGGAAACATGACAACTACTGAAAACAGTTTGGATGTCATGATCCAAGGACATGGCTTTTTTGAGATTCAACGTCCAGACGGTACGGTTGCGTATACACGAAATGGTCAGTTTTCCCTTGATGAAAACGGTCGAATCGTAACTTCTGGTGCCGGCTTTCCGTTACAGCCAGAAATGAACGTTCCGGAAAATGCAAAATCGATCACGATTTCTCAACAAGGCGAGGTATCTGTTCAGCTTCCTGGTGAAGGGGCGGGCGTTATTATTGGCCAGTTAACCATTAGTGACTTCATTAATCCTTCAGGTCTAGAGCCAATCGGTCAGAACTTATTTACAGAGACAGGTGTCAGTGGTGCTCCGCTGCAAGGTAACCCTGGTGTAGATGGGCTTGGTATTTTGGTTCAAGGTGCACTTGAAACCTCCAACGTTAACGTAACCGAAGAGCTGGTAAACATGATTGAGTCGCAACGAGTTTATGAAATGAACTCTAAAGTCATCTCATCAGTGGACCAAATGCTTGGCTTTATTACGCAGCAACTTTAA
- the flgH gene encoding flagellar basal body L-ring protein FlgH has protein sequence MTNQKSIVAATRTLFKASVIVAGFAVLTGCAVNHDVIEEEPFFAPIMPETPSETVVATGSLYQAGWSNGLYSDTKARRVGDIITVMLQENTQASKTAKTETKKETDASLSPLVGLNGVAPTIGGNTLQLGIESDGNFKGDAKSDQSNSLSGQITVHVLRVLPNGNLIIRGEKWLTLNTGQEFIRLTGIVRAEDISADNTVESTRVANARISYSGKGSLAETQEAGWLSKFFLSSMWPF, from the coding sequence ATGACTAACCAAAAATCAATCGTAGCGGCAACTCGGACGCTGTTTAAGGCTTCTGTGATAGTAGCAGGTTTTGCTGTATTAACCGGTTGCGCGGTAAATCACGATGTCATAGAAGAAGAGCCGTTTTTTGCCCCTATCATGCCCGAAACACCATCTGAAACTGTGGTAGCGACAGGTAGTCTTTATCAGGCTGGATGGTCAAATGGTTTGTACTCCGATACCAAAGCGCGTCGGGTTGGTGACATCATTACTGTGATGTTACAAGAAAACACTCAAGCGTCGAAAACGGCAAAAACAGAAACTAAAAAAGAAACCGACGCGTCGTTATCGCCATTAGTTGGACTCAATGGTGTTGCGCCAACGATTGGCGGTAATACCTTACAGTTAGGAATCGAATCGGATGGTAATTTTAAAGGCGATGCTAAATCGGACCAAAGCAATAGTTTAAGCGGCCAGATTACGGTTCATGTCTTAAGAGTGTTGCCAAACGGTAATTTAATCATTCGTGGTGAAAAGTGGTTGACCTTAAATACCGGCCAAGAGTTTATTCGGTTAACTGGCATAGTCCGAGCTGAAGATATTTCAGCTGATAACACAGTCGAGTCAACTCGAGTGGCCAATGCACGAATTTCATACAGCGGCAAAGGCTCGCTTGCAGAAACACAAGAAGCGGGTTGGTTGTCGAAGTTCTTCTTAAGCTCAATGTGGCCATTCTAG
- a CDS encoding flagellar basal body P-ring protein FlgI, with protein MKAFIIFLAVFTVLLSTKAEAVRIKDVSTVQGIRSNQLVGYGLVVGLPGTGEQTRFTQQSFKAMLANFGIQMPANLQPKIKNVAAVAVHADLPPFAKPGQDIDITVSSIGSAGSLRGGTLLQTFLKGADGQIYAVAQGSLVVGGLGVQGLDGSQVVINTPTVGRIPNGATVERSVPSPFGNGDHITFNLNEPDFTSAKRLADTINNLVGPNTAKPLDSVSVRVIAPRDIGQRVAYLSAIENLEFQPASTAAKIIVNSRTGTIVIGKDVRLKPAAITHGNLTVTIAENQEVSQPNPLGDGQTVVTNQSIIDVARDDTRAFVFDPGANLDDLVRAINQVGAAPGDLMAILEALKQAGAIDGQLVVI; from the coding sequence ATGAAAGCGTTCATTATTTTTCTAGCGGTTTTTACCGTTTTGCTGTCGACCAAGGCAGAAGCGGTAAGAATTAAAGACGTGTCTACAGTCCAAGGTATTCGGTCTAACCAATTAGTCGGTTACGGCCTAGTAGTCGGCTTGCCGGGGACGGGTGAACAAACGCGTTTTACACAACAAAGTTTCAAAGCCATGTTGGCTAACTTTGGTATTCAAATGCCTGCAAACTTACAACCAAAAATCAAAAACGTTGCTGCGGTTGCCGTGCATGCGGACTTACCACCATTTGCTAAGCCTGGCCAAGATATTGATATCACAGTTTCTTCAATCGGTAGTGCCGGAAGTTTACGTGGCGGAACATTGTTACAAACGTTTTTAAAAGGCGCGGACGGTCAGATATATGCAGTCGCTCAAGGTTCGCTAGTTGTCGGTGGCCTCGGTGTACAAGGGTTAGATGGTTCTCAAGTCGTAATTAATACGCCGACAGTTGGCCGTATCCCTAATGGCGCAACAGTAGAGCGCAGCGTACCTTCGCCTTTTGGCAATGGTGACCATATTACGTTTAATCTCAATGAGCCTGACTTTACCTCAGCTAAACGCCTTGCCGACACAATTAATAATCTAGTTGGCCCGAATACGGCTAAGCCTCTTGATTCTGTATCAGTGAGAGTGATTGCGCCAAGAGATATAGGGCAGCGAGTAGCGTATTTGTCAGCCATCGAAAACTTAGAGTTTCAACCTGCAAGTACAGCAGCAAAGATCATTGTCAACTCTCGTACCGGTACCATCGTGATTGGTAAAGACGTTCGACTTAAGCCTGCGGCTATTACTCACGGCAATTTGACGGTGACAATCGCCGAAAACCAAGAAGTAAGTCAACCTAATCCTCTAGGCGACGGGCAAACAGTAGTCACTAATCAATCGATTATTGACGTTGCTCGCGACGATACTAGAGCCTTTGTGTTTGACCCAGGTGCGAACCTTGATGACTTAGTAAGAGCAATAAACCAAGTTGGAGCCGCTCCAGGTGACTTAATGGCAATTTTAGAGGCCTTAAAACAAGCTGGAGCAATCGACGGGCAGTTGGTGGTTATCTAA
- the flgJ gene encoding flagellar assembly peptidoglycan hydrolase FlgJ, whose translation MNKIGDINNYHDLTGLQNLKAQAKNAPDSAESKEALKKAAQHFESIFIGMMLKSMREANKAFEEGNPMHSNTTRFFRDMYDQQLATDMSDNGSMGLADIIVQQLSGDTDSFKAASVLRNDATLANLQNIKASIKPNLDNSTVSVATPEQFDTQGNIEQNKQAQPKPDMSFESPEDFVNKLWDFAKNTAKKIGLNPAVMLAQSALETGWGQHVIKDQQGQSSFNLFNVKAHRDWEGDKAAKSTLEFENGVAVKKVEPFRVYNSIQDSFDDFIEFLNSNGRYQDALKSANDSEQFLQKLQHAGYATDPNYADKIIGILQSDRFKDMINNVTETVSFESEE comes from the coding sequence ATGAATAAAATCGGTGATATCAACAACTACCACGACCTAACAGGGCTGCAAAACTTAAAAGCGCAAGCCAAAAATGCCCCTGATAGTGCCGAGAGTAAAGAAGCTCTAAAAAAAGCGGCGCAGCATTTTGAGTCGATTTTTATAGGCATGATGCTTAAGTCAATGCGAGAAGCGAATAAGGCGTTCGAAGAGGGCAACCCAATGCACTCCAACACCACTCGCTTTTTTAGAGACATGTACGACCAACAATTGGCGACGGATATGTCAGACAATGGCAGCATGGGCCTGGCTGATATTATCGTTCAACAATTAAGTGGTGACACAGATTCATTCAAAGCGGCAAGTGTGCTGCGAAACGACGCAACTTTAGCAAACCTTCAGAATATTAAAGCATCGATAAAACCAAACTTAGACAACAGTACTGTGAGTGTTGCTACACCTGAGCAATTTGACACTCAGGGCAATATAGAACAAAACAAACAAGCCCAGCCCAAACCTGACATGAGCTTTGAGTCTCCAGAAGACTTTGTCAACAAACTGTGGGATTTTGCCAAGAACACAGCTAAAAAAATTGGTTTAAACCCTGCTGTGATGTTAGCTCAGTCAGCCCTAGAAACAGGCTGGGGGCAGCATGTTATTAAAGACCAACAAGGTCAGTCCTCATTTAATTTATTTAATGTTAAAGCGCATCGGGACTGGGAAGGCGACAAAGCCGCTAAGTCCACACTTGAATTTGAGAATGGTGTCGCGGTTAAAAAAGTAGAACCATTTAGAGTCTACAACTCAATTCAAGATTCTTTTGACGATTTTATTGAATTTTTAAATAGCAATGGCCGTTACCAAGATGCGCTAAAAAGTGCTAACGACTCGGAACAGTTCTTGCAGAAGCTTCAGCATGCAGGTTATGCAACCGATCCTAACTATGCCGACAAGATCATTGGCATATTACAAAGTGACCGGTTTAAAGACATGATCAACAACGTCACTGAGACAGTGAGCTTTGAGAGCGAGGAATAA
- the flgK gene encoding flagellar hook-associated protein FlgK — protein sequence MSAGILGTGVSGLAAAQHGLDTTGHNIANVNTEGYSRQRVETESRVGLAFRTTFLGSGTQLSSITRSFNEYTYNEMIFNSSQLAYHDSRYSNASRLDNLLADTDTGLTTSFEELFDGVNGVTEEPTLISARNVVISRAENTAIRFNNLYEEIAVQHLGAVNEEIRTTVSEINGLSREIAELNGKIQVENAVGDQGFPPNDLLDARDQLIKRLSELTAVDTIDLKDGTMNVTIGSGITLVTGTFALPLSVERNEFDSGQLELTISTKTTTPVKSVITDQLSGGSLTALFETRDNVILPTIREIGKLATVVQDNFNRQQSLGRDLNGNEGAPLYSDINDPQLVLSRTMNSNKNTTFSEFEVYIRNSSQLEATTYDMDYDGTDLIVRDENRNIIQTFNAADIATMSGGTAIQLADTGLAIAIDTNNLTAGDSFKIDATRYGATEIKRVMEDPKTLAAADNYFEISEVNNPNKVSLNLYEINDITDPNYPSPANVPPLPDPEVQVVIDAAGTQYDIQDSTGASLIGGFQNIPSDQLIEGPGFRFEIDGVLAGGEVFTIEHADNTLVPNENKKFGAGDNTNMLVMLGFQDAKTMDKDLNSFTEGYADLITTIGVETKSREISRDSFATLLSGVEERLAGIQGVNLDEEAANLIQYQQAYTAAARIISVARETFDTLLQAAR from the coding sequence ATGTCCGCAGGTATTTTAGGAACCGGTGTATCAGGCTTAGCCGCTGCACAGCACGGCCTTGATACAACAGGTCACAACATTGCTAACGTCAACACCGAAGGCTACAGTCGACAGAGAGTCGAAACTGAGTCTCGAGTTGGGTTAGCGTTTCGTACTACATTTTTGGGTAGCGGTACTCAGCTTTCATCGATCACTCGTTCATTCAATGAATACACCTACAATGAAATGATTTTCAACTCCAGTCAGTTGGCGTATCACGACTCTCGTTATTCAAACGCGTCGCGTCTAGATAATTTATTAGCAGATACGGACACTGGCCTGACTACGTCATTTGAAGAGTTATTTGACGGTGTTAACGGTGTTACGGAAGAGCCAACCTTAATTTCTGCTCGTAATGTTGTTATTTCCCGCGCTGAAAATACCGCGATTCGTTTTAATAACTTGTACGAAGAAATTGCAGTTCAGCACTTGGGTGCGGTTAATGAAGAAATAAGAACGACGGTTTCTGAGATCAATGGCCTGTCTCGAGAGATCGCCGAGCTCAACGGTAAAATCCAAGTTGAAAATGCGGTTGGTGATCAAGGTTTTCCACCTAATGATTTACTCGATGCTCGAGATCAACTGATAAAGCGTCTCAGTGAGTTGACTGCGGTTGATACGATTGATTTAAAAGACGGTACGATGAATGTAACAATCGGTTCGGGGATCACCCTTGTAACCGGTACGTTTGCATTACCTTTGTCGGTAGAGCGCAACGAGTTTGACTCGGGGCAGCTTGAGTTGACTATCTCGACCAAAACGACCACACCGGTTAAATCAGTGATCACTGACCAACTCAGTGGTGGTTCGCTAACGGCATTATTTGAAACGCGAGACAATGTTATTTTGCCGACCATTCGTGAAATCGGAAAATTAGCGACTGTTGTCCAAGATAACTTTAACCGTCAACAATCGTTAGGTCGCGATTTAAATGGTAATGAGGGGGCGCCCCTTTATTCCGATATCAACGATCCTCAGTTGGTGTTGTCGAGAACTATGAACTCAAACAAAAATACAACCTTTAGTGAGTTTGAAGTTTATATTCGTAACTCTAGTCAATTAGAGGCCACTACCTATGATATGGATTACGACGGCACTGATTTGATTGTGCGCGATGAGAATAGAAATATTATCCAGACCTTTAATGCAGCTGACATCGCTACCATGAGTGGTGGCACAGCTATTCAACTTGCGGACACTGGTCTTGCTATTGCGATAGATACCAACAATTTAACCGCAGGTGATTCATTCAAAATTGATGCAACGCGATATGGTGCAACAGAAATAAAACGCGTAATGGAAGACCCTAAAACACTTGCTGCGGCCGATAACTATTTTGAAATCAGTGAAGTTAATAACCCAAATAAAGTGTCGCTGAACTTGTATGAGATCAACGACATTACCGATCCTAATTATCCATCGCCAGCGAATGTTCCACCACTGCCAGATCCAGAAGTTCAAGTAGTGATAGATGCCGCGGGTACTCAGTACGATATCCAAGATAGTACTGGGGCCTCTTTAATTGGTGGCTTTCAAAATATTCCTTCAGATCAATTAATTGAAGGTCCAGGTTTCCGTTTTGAAATCGATGGTGTTTTGGCTGGTGGCGAAGTGTTTACGATTGAGCATGCTGACAATACCTTAGTGCCAAATGAAAATAAAAAGTTTGGTGCTGGTGACAACACTAATATGTTGGTGATGTTAGGTTTTCAAGATGCAAAAACCATGGATAAAGATTTGAACAGCTTTACTGAGGGTTATGCCGACTTGATTACAACGATCGGTGTCGAAACGAAAAGTCGAGAGATCTCTCGTGATTCATTTGCGACATTATTAAGTGGCGTAGAAGAACGTCTTGCTGGTATTCAAGGCGTTAACCTTGATGAGGAAGCGGCAAACTTAATTCAGTACCAACAAGCGTACACAGCGGCAGCACGAATTATTTCGGTCGCACGTGAAACCTTCGATACGCTATTACAAGCGGCGAGATAA
- the flgL gene encoding flagellar hook-associated protein FlgL: MTTRISTANYFSRNLSLMQDRQISLDRAQRELSTGKKIITPSDDPTGANTVIRLKKELDVSDRYLAAQDSATRFNNVAETQIESMTNTLYRTQELMTQAINGSMDGGALNAIGQEIAARSTEFIGQLNTKNAAGDYIFSGFQTNQVTYELDEFGFAIYQGDNGQRDLLIAPNSYVAANDPANSFVDNLESAYGYYQADSAKLSTGIVTDPVEYRTPAFPATTYQVQFNAAGTGYDILDLGLSGPNQLVQSVPNYVPGDDITVQGITFKTTASNPPAGGEVFNLEPQRSSEISEYRVTFTAPGQYQIEDLSLNKIVSGPNTFAMGDTIEWGGREFPSDPSAALPAAGTTFTFGAPSKNTQWVMDQAAKSTNIAGTNYNARATVAPLRSIDLNTPAGDLLPPNHPAYAAGTTGAMTLPVNTGTAEVLGGSIIYPDENTIGDYRMSFIDTNGSGVPDVVRMDQIDPVTKRLIPQPEGATFETNYTPNEKVVLGGVEFDIAGIPADGDTFEIDRPENSRRTEVMSVLLAEIDQGLITSGNVRSEIGARLNIVENLEQAQFNFREITQASLANIEEVDIYEAVNNLESSKLALQAAQQSFARIQNLSLFNYI; this comes from the coding sequence ATGACAACGCGTATATCGACAGCTAACTACTTTTCAAGAAACCTCTCGTTAATGCAAGATCGACAAATCTCATTGGATCGTGCTCAACGAGAGTTATCTACGGGTAAAAAAATCATTACCCCGTCGGATGATCCTACGGGAGCGAATACCGTTATTCGTTTAAAGAAAGAGTTGGATGTGAGTGACCGTTATTTGGCGGCGCAAGACAGTGCAACTCGTTTTAATAATGTAGCTGAGACTCAAATTGAATCAATGACTAACACCCTGTACCGAACCCAAGAGCTTATGACACAAGCGATTAACGGTTCGATGGATGGTGGTGCGTTAAATGCCATTGGTCAGGAAATCGCTGCTCGTAGTACCGAATTTATTGGTCAGCTCAACACTAAAAATGCGGCAGGTGATTATATTTTTTCGGGATTTCAAACCAATCAGGTGACCTATGAGCTTGATGAGTTTGGGTTTGCTATCTACCAAGGTGATAATGGACAGCGCGATTTATTAATTGCACCGAATTCGTATGTAGCGGCTAACGACCCAGCTAACTCATTCGTTGATAATTTAGAGTCTGCCTACGGTTATTATCAGGCTGATAGTGCTAAATTAAGCACGGGTATTGTCACAGACCCAGTTGAATACAGAACACCAGCTTTTCCTGCGACCACCTATCAGGTCCAATTTAATGCCGCAGGTACAGGGTATGACATTTTAGACTTAGGACTATCAGGGCCTAATCAACTTGTTCAATCAGTGCCTAACTATGTGCCTGGCGATGATATAACAGTCCAAGGTATTACCTTTAAAACAACTGCATCTAATCCTCCGGCTGGCGGTGAAGTCTTTAATTTAGAACCTCAGCGCTCATCAGAGATTTCGGAATACCGAGTAACGTTTACTGCTCCGGGCCAATATCAAATTGAAGATTTGAGTTTAAATAAAATTGTTTCAGGGCCTAATACTTTTGCGATGGGTGACACAATTGAATGGGGCGGCAGAGAGTTTCCTTCAGATCCAAGTGCGGCACTTCCTGCAGCTGGCACCACATTTACTTTTGGAGCGCCGAGCAAAAATACCCAATGGGTTATGGATCAAGCGGCTAAAAGCACCAATATCGCGGGAACCAATTATAATGCAAGAGCGACTGTCGCGCCTTTGCGTTCCATTGATTTAAATACACCAGCCGGTGATTTGTTACCGCCTAATCACCCTGCATATGCTGCAGGTACGACGGGTGCGATGACCTTACCTGTAAATACTGGCACAGCAGAAGTTTTAGGTGGCAGTATTATTTATCCGGATGAAAATACCATCGGCGATTATCGAATGTCTTTTATTGACACCAACGGTTCGGGTGTACCTGACGTGGTTAGAATGGATCAAATTGATCCAGTTACCAAACGACTGATCCCACAGCCTGAGGGCGCTACTTTTGAAACTAACTACACTCCAAATGAAAAGGTTGTACTAGGCGGTGTGGAGTTCGATATTGCTGGTATACCGGCAGACGGTGATACATTTGAAATAGACCGACCTGAAAATAGTCGTCGTACAGAAGTGATGAGTGTTTTACTTGCCGAAATCGATCAAGGATTGATTACATCGGGCAATGTACGCTCTGAGATTGGTGCCCGTTTGAACATAGTTGAGAACTTAGAACAGGCACAGTTTAATTTCCGAGAAATTACTCAAGCGTCATTAGCAAATATTGAAGAAGTTGATATTTACGAAGCGGTAAATAATTTAGAGTCGAGTAAATTGGCTCTTCAAGCAGCTCAACAATCATTTGCAAGGATCCAAAACTTATCTTTGTTTAACTATATTTAA